The stretch of DNA ggtttttgatgacttgtattttttttcaataagtatgtgagttctttatgagcaatgttgagtccatggattatactcactcccacccttccatcattgctagcctcttcggtaccgtgcattgccctttctcacctcgagagttggtgcaaacttcgtcggtgcatccaaaccccgtgatatgatacgctttgTCACACATaaactccttatatattcctcaaaacagcgaccatacctacctattatagcatttccatagccattccgagatatattgccatgcaactttccaccgttccattcatcatgacacgcatcatcattgtcatattgccttgcatgatcatgtagttgacatcgtatttgtggcaaagccaccgttcataatttttcatacatgtcactcttgattcattgcacatcctggtacaccgccggaggcattcatatagagtcatactttgttctagtatcgagttgtaatcattgagtcgtaaataaatagaagtgtgatgatcatcattaatagagcattgtcccaaataaaaaagggagaaaggccaaataaaaaaagaaggcccaaaaaaagaaaagaagaaaataaaaaaaataaaaaggggcaatgctactatcctttttttcacacttgtgcttcaaagtagcaccatgatatttatGGTAGAGTCTCttatttttcactttcatatactagtgggattttttcattatagaacttggcttgtatattccaacaatgggcttcctcaaatgccctaggtcttcgtgagcaagcaagttggatgcacgcccacttagtttcttttgtcgagctttcatatcctatatacttaagaagttcaccCCCACTACTTGATTTATCTCAACATGGATCCAATTCCCGCCGCAACGCGTGGGGTATTATCtagtatttatagctctagtgcatccgttgcatgacaatccctactccttgcattgacatcaattgatgggcatctccctatcccattgattagccgcgtcgatgtgagactttctccttttttgtcttctccacataactcccatcatcatattctattccacccatagtgctatatccatggctcacgctcatgtattgcgtgaaagttgaaaaaagtttgagattactaaagtgtgaaacgattgcttggcttgtcatcggggttgtgcatgatgagagcattcttgtgtgacgaaaatggagcatgaccaaactatatgattttgtagggatgaactttcttttgccatgttattttgagaagacataattgcttagttagtatgcttgaagtattattatttttatgtcaacattaaacttttatcttgaatctttcggatcttaacattcatgccacaataaagaaaattacattgaagaatatgatagaaagcattccacatcaaaaattctgtttttatcatttacctactcgaggacgagcaggacttaagcttggggatccttgatacgtctccaacgtatctataattttttattgttccatgctattatatattctattttggatgttaatgggctttattttacacttctatattattttgagactaacctattaacccgaggcccagtgcaaattgctgtttttttttcatatttcagtgtttcacaaaaaggaatatcaaacggaatccaaacggaatgaaaccttcagaagagttatttttgggacaaacttgATCCGTGGGACTTGGTggtcgtcaagcaaccaacgaggaggccacgaggcagggggcacgcctacccccctgggcgcgccctcctccctcgtgggcccctcgttgctccactgacctacttcttcctcatatatatatatatatatatatatatatatatatatatatatatatatatatatatatatatatatNNNNNNNNNNNNNNNNNNNNNNNNNNNNNNNNNNNNNNNNNNNNNNNNNNNNNNNNNNNNNNNNNNNNNNNNNNNNNNNNNNNNNNNNNNNNNNNNNNNNNNNNNNNNNNNNNNNNNNNNNNNNNNNNNNNNNNNNNNNNNNNNNNNNNNNNNNNNNNNNNNNNNNNNNNNNNNNNNNNNNNNNNNNNNNNNNNNNNNNNNNNNNNNNNNNNNNNNNNNNNNNNNNNNNNNNNNNNNNNNNNNNNNNNNNNNNNNNNNNNNNNNNNNNNNNNNNNNNNNNNNNNNNNNNNNNNNNNNNNNNNNNNNNNNNNNNNNNNNNNNNNNNNNNNNNNNNNNNNNNNNNNNNNNNNNggcatcgatcacggagggcctctacatcaactccatggcccctccgatgatgtgtgagtagtttacttcagaccttcgggtccatagttatttgctagatggcttcttctctctctttggatctcaatacaatgttctcctcgatcttcttggagatctattagatgtaactctttttgcggtgtgtttgtcgagatccgatgaactgtgggtttatgatcaagttcatctatgaataatatttgaatcttctctgaattcttttatgcatgattggttatctttgcaagtctcttcgaattatcagtttggtttggcctactagattgatctttcttgcaatgggagaagtgtttagctttgggttcaatcttccggtgctcgatcccagtgacagaaagggaaacgacacgtaatgtattgttgccatcgaggataaaaagatggggtttatatcatattgcttgtgttcatccctctacatcatatcatctcacctaatgcgttactttgttattatgaacttaatactctagatgcatgctggacagcggtcgatgtgtggagtaatagtagtagatgcaggcaggagtcggtctacttgtcacggacgtgatgcctatatacatgatcatgcctagatattctcataattattcgcttttctatcaattgctcgacagtaatttgttcacccaccgtaatacttatactatcttgagagaagccactagtaaaacctatggcccccaggtctattctccatcatattaatctcccattaCCAAGTTATTTTTTGCACCATTTATTTTGCAACCTTTACTttttatctttatcataaaaataccaaaaatattatcttatcatatctatcagatctcactctcgtaagtgaccgtgaagggattgacaacccctttatcgcgttggttgcgaggttcttatttgtttgtgttggtacgagggacttgcgtgtggcctcatactagattgataccttggttctcaaaactgagggaactacttacgctactttgctgcgtcatcctttcctcttcaagggaaaaccaacgcagtgctcaacaggTAGCATACTCCACCGATgcgacagccccgacgagctctactcGGTCCACTCCACCGCATCCACCACCTCCGCCGCCCCTATTGCTCTCATCACCGGAGTGGATctttggcatgctcgcttgggTCATTCCAACCCCACCACCCTTCGTCATATACTCCAgagtttttctttcacgtgtaataCGATCGAGGATCACTTGTGTCATGCATGTCGCCTCAGCACACATGCTCGTCTTCTGTTTAGGGCGTCTTCTCATGTTGCATCGTAcccatttgagttaattcatagtgatgtttggacctctccaGTTGCAAGTAATACAGGCTATCTTTATTATCTTGTtatacttgatgatttttcgcactatgtgtggacctttCCGTTGCCTAGTAAGTCGAATATCATCTCCACTCTCTGCGCTTTCTACTCTTATGTTTTCACGCAGTTTGGTCATCCCATTCTCGTGTTTCAGGCAGTTAACGGGAAGGAGTTTGAAATTTTAGCTATTCGCACTCTCCTCACCACACATGGCATGACTTTTCATCTCACATTCCCATACACTTCGCAACAGAACGGTTGTGCTGAGCGTgtccttcgcactcttaatgactgtgttCGGACCCTTCTCTTTCATACCAATGTGCCCCCGTGCTTTTGGCCTGATGCTCTCGTCAACGCATCACTCCTCATTAACATCCGCCACTGTCGTACTCGCGGGAACTTTGCACCTCATCATCTCCTATTCAGTGCACCGCCCTCTTATGACGAGCTTCGCATCTTCGGGTGTCTCTGCTACCCTAGCATCGCCGCCAGTGCCTCATAAGCTTGCACCCCGCTCCGTCGCttgcatctttctcggctacccTCCTAACACAAAAGGCTACTGCTGCTACAATCCTGTCTCACATCGCTGTATTCACCTCCCGACACGTTTATTTTGATGAGAAGGTGTTTCCTTTTCAGCAGCAGATACCTCTCTTCGCCCCGTTGCTAACGGCCCTTCGCCGACCCCGTCAGGTGGACGTCCCTGCTCGGCTCTCGGTCCGCCTCCGGGCTTTGGTGGTCCTCGCGTCGTGGGACAAGCTGCGCCTCGCGTCCCCACGCTGCCGTCGCCGTCCCCGCCGGCTTCGCCGCCGGCGCTCTCTCCGCCCGCCTCGGGCGCCTCAGGTGTCGCTCCTTCCCGACTGCCTCGGGTgccgcgccctcgccggccgcctcgccaGCGGTCTCGACGGCCTCCTCCTTGGGCCTCGTCCTAAAGTTGCTGTCTCGCCCCCTCGCTCGGGCTCGAGCCGACGTTCACCGCCCAAGTCTGCGTTACTACAGCGACGAGTATCTCCTCGCTGCCTCCACCACCGAGCCGTCAACGATTCCTGTGTCTGCCAGATCAGCCCTTCGTGATCCTCATTGGCTTGCTACGATGTCGGAAGAGTTCGATGCTCTTCAGCGGAACCGTATCTGGACACTGGTTCCCCGGCCTTCTCACGCCAATGTCATCAATAGCAAGTGGGTCTTTCATCATAAGACCCACTCGGATGGTacacttgagcgctacaaggctcacTGGGTGGTCCGTGATTTTTGGCAGCATGCTGGCGTCGACTTCACTGAGACGTTTGCACCAGTTGTCAAACCGGGCACCATCCGCAGCATTCTCCAGCTGGCGGTCTCCCGAGGCTGGCCGGTTCATCAGATGGATGTATCCAATGCCTTCCTCCATGGGCATCTTGAGTAGCAGGTTTACCGTGAGCAGCTCACCGGTTTCGTCGACGTATCTCTTCCTAGGCATGTGTGTTTGCTGTCCCACTCTCTCTACGGGCTTGAGCAAGCACCTCACGCCCGGTACCAGCGTATCGCTGCTTTCCTTGAGACACTGGGCTTCAGTGTTACTCGCTCGGATGCCTCGTTGTTTGTCTATCACCGTAGCGACACGACTGCATATTTGCTCCTCTACGCCGACGACATCGTCTTGACAGTCTCCTCCGCAGCCTTCTTCACCAGATTACTCTCCGGGTGCGTGATGAGTTTGCCAACAAGGACTTAGGCGATgtacattatttccttggcattgaggttgtccGGCGACCGGACGGCTTCTTTCTTCATCAGTAGAAGTATGTGCATGAGCTCCTTGAGCGTGTCGTCATGCTCAATTGTCACCCTGTCGCTAGTCCAtttgacacgaaggccaaggtttctGCTCTCAAGGGCTCGCCCGCATCGGATGCTCCGTTCTACCGGTCCATTGTTGGTGCTCTTCAGTATATGACTCTCACCCGGCCGGATCTATAGTATGTTGTTCAGcaaatgtgtcttcatatgcacgcccctcgtgactcccaTTGGACCCTCGTGATACAGATTCTCCGCTACATCCGTGGCACCATGGCTCTTGGGCTCACTCTCACGGCGTCCACTTCTTTGGAGATGGTGGCCTATTATGACGCGGACTGGGCCGGCTGCCCTGAcacctctggctactgcgtctaccttggtCCTTCACgaatctcgtggtcgtccaagcaagAATCGACTGTTTCGCACTCTAGCGCGGAGGCCGAGTACCGAGCAGTGGCGAACGCCGTCGTGAGTGCACCTGGCTACGATAGCTACTTCAGGAGTTGCATCATGATGTCTCCCAGGTTAcggttgtctactgtgacaacgtctcTGTGGTGTACCTttccgccaaccccgttcatcatcgccggactaagcACATTGAGCTAGACATTCACTTCGTGCGTGAGCAGGTGGCCTTTGGACGCATTTGGGTCCTCAATGTTCCGACCGCACAACAGTTCAccgatgtgatgactaagggactGCCGACTTCCACCTTCGAGGAGTTTCGTTCCAGTCTCTGCATctccgccgccgctttgactgcggcGGAAAGGGGGAGGGGGGGTGTTgaatatattgtgtacgtgtatattgtGTCTTGGACCCACCTCTTAGTTTATCTGTATAGTTAAGATTGTGGCCCTCctctgtacatcatatatacgtgcctggtgcaccgatcaatgcaATTGTGTTGCACAACCTATTCTAGTCTTCTACAAGATGCATTGCATCATATAGTACTGCCCAGCGCATGTTCATGTGTATGGCCGTTGCCTTCCATTGTCAAGACCGGAAGAGAGATGTGAGACTATGGAACTATGGAGCCGCACAGTACTGTGTCGCTGTGACTGTCGAGCTTACAGTCAAAGAGGCAGTCCCCCGttcaaaaatgaaaagaaaaaagaggCAGTCCACTGATTACGATTAGACAAGTTTCCTCGAGCAAAACCAGATCAAAAGCACCAGTGGTCTAGTGGTAGAATAGTACCCTGCCACGGTACAGACCCGGGTTTGATTCCCGGCTAATGCATCTTTTTTTTCCCTTGGGCCTTCTCACTTTGGTTTGGATAAATTTAATTTGCATACTGTCACTTGTGGATTTCATTTTTGATGGCTGCCGCCGATGCACAACTATTTCTCTACGTCAAGCCATCGTCTATAGTTAGCATCTTATCGTGAAGCCAACCACCGAATCAAGAGGAAGGAATCCTGGTCAAGACCTTTCGGTGGCCACCGTCCGCCACGAGTCCAGCATTCAACACCATGCGGCTTGCACGTGGCAAACGCTAAGACAAGAACTGAGTTAGAAATATATGCAATGGAGGCCAGCATACATGCATGACGGGTTCGATTCCCAGCTGGTGCATCTTGTTTTCCCCTTGGGCCTTCTCACTTGTGTTTGGATAAATTTAATTTGCATACTGTCACTTGTGGATTTCATTTTTTGATTCCTGCCGCCCATGCACAACTATTTCTCTACGTCAAGCCATCGTCCATAGTTTACATCTTATTGTGAAGCCAACCACCGGATCTAGAGGAAGGAATCCTCGTGAAGACCTTTCGGTGGCCACCGTCTGCCACGAGTCCGGCATTCAACACCATGCGGCTTGCAAGCAGGAGTTCTAGTTATCAAGACTAGTCGGTACTTACTATCCTATATGTGAATTCTTCCTATTTTCTTGTCAGTTCTAACCAAAACAATTAATATGTGATCTGTAGACAATTGATAACTGCGACAAACCAGCATTAGACCAGCTAGCTTACATGTCTTATAAACGTCTACTTGATGTCGATCGGTGGAAGATGGCGGAATGGACAAGTAGAGGCTAGCACTGTCTAATTGGTTAAATATTTGCTCTCGCTTAACCCAAGCAAAATTACAAGccatccacatgcatgcatgcatgcatgtggctcACGCGGTGACTATACGGATCTATACATGTGCTGCTATATTTACCTTCTTTTGATAAATGGTTTCTCTCCCAAGCTTCATTGACGAAACTCTTACAAGAACTAAGGCAAAAGAAAAACGAAGTGGAGATATGAACGGTGTGAGACAAGGATTTCACATAATGTCAATCCCTTGGCGTAGCAACAAATGACGCCAACTGGTGTAGCCTGTAGGCCTCAAGGAACCCGTCCTCGCGACTGATTTCAGCCACACCCCAAACAATTTTGCAAGCGGATATGTAAAGAGAAAGATGATAATGCTCTAATCCATtgtacaagaaagattgcaatggtCACGAACTCATCTCTGGTTACATGGTTGTGGGTACAACATAACAAAAGAAATAAGTACTAGATGATTTTCTTCCAAGCGTAAGATGCAAGAGAACCCGCTTGAGTCCCTGAGCCTGAGGTGAGCCCACGAAGAATCGCGACGACGGTGAAAGCAACATAAGGGACATAGACCAGaagcaatttcttggttgctctcccTGATCCCAGAATGTCTCCAAGTATGGCAGCCTGAAAGTGAAAGTGACCACAAAGCGTAGAAATTAGAGGAACACGAGTGCATTTGATTGTTCTAGTGTTTTCCGGAGAAAAGCCAAGGAGAACGCGCGATGGAAGATGAGTTACCATGGAGGTGAGGGTGGAGACGCCGGCCATCAGGGATGTGGTGGCGGCCCAAGGGCAGCCGGCAAGGATGCCGTAGACGTTGGCCACGTTGAGCGGCCATTGGAAGATGAGCTCCAGCCAGTTAAGCCCGCGGAAGAAAGACGGTGGCTCGGCGGTGAGGTAGTCGTCGAACTTGGCCGCGTACCACAGCTTGAATGCCACGAGCGGCGCCGGGAAGAGGCGGCGCGGGAGGATGCCCTGCGCGACGACCAGCGGCGCAGTGATGGCGACGGTGAGAGAGTAGATCACcaccaccgcgtcagccgcccacgAGAGGGCACCCATTGCGTTCATCTCTTGAGTTGCTTGGCCTTCGATTGGGTCGTTGTTTTCTGTTTATACAAGCTCAGTTCACAACGGGGATGGCCCAAGGAAAATGGAAGGAAACCAGCTATTTCTTCTTTCTTAATCCCTGTACTTATCTATGTCATCGCAAGGTATTGATTATAAACTATTTTTAGATGCTTAAGCTATTGCATTATTGTGAAGGGAGTTAGTTAAAGATCATTTTCAAAGACAGCTATGTTGCCATCTTCTGTACTCATCTATGATTGTCATCACGAGGCACCACAAAAAGTCAACAATACGCCTGCTGTCCTTGCGTATTGAGGTAGTATAGTATGCCATGTTTTGATTCTGGAGCATGGGCTTTCTCTTTTGCACGATCTTATCTTGTCCTCTTCCATATCAACAAACAGTTAGCACCATCTTTAGCACTGCTTATCGAAGAAATTGATGTGCAGTCCAGTGGCAGAAGGAGCGAAGCTCGAAGAAACCTTGCGGTCAAGAAAAGCAAGCAGGCTGTGATGTCCGAAGCGACAACCGTGAAGGAAAGCACCACGTCAAGAACAAAAGGAGACACGGAGGAGATGAAGCCAAGCGGAGGACACGACACAAGAAAACCACATGATATAAGGCAAACTCCATCGCGCGACCCCATCCTCCGCCCGCGCCCATTTGAGAGTAAACGGACAAAGCAGGCCTTCCAAGGCACGGCCGCAAATGGACCGTCGTACGTTTtcggtccgctttcgacccatttcCGGCCAAAGTTCGAGCCGAGTTTGCGACCGAACAGACAGCGCGCGGACAGGTGGGACGCGCgcccttgtcctcccctggcccgcccgtcggtggcacaggcAGCCACTTTCCCTCCCTTTCCTCCAAAATGCTCCCGCACCGTGCCCTCCACTCTCCCacgccccagcctccccctccctccaTCCACCATGGCCGACGAGGTGAATCCCGGCAACCCACCACCTGCCGCCCGGACCGTGGCGAAGAAAAAGAAGCCTGTGAAGAAGCCTCAGCCAGAGCTCACGTCGGCAGAGGCCGCCAAGCTCAATAGAGAATGGGCCAAGAGGAGGGACCGACAAACTGTCGAAAAGGAGAAGAAGGCCGCTGCGCAGTATGCTTCCGAGTGTGCCCTGCGGCGTGCGATGCAACACCAGGTTGACCTCGACGACAAGGAGTCCATCGTCTCCAAGGCGCACGTCCTCCTCAAAATGGGTATGGCCCGCCCCACGCCGGCCAATCTCTCGGCCGCTGCTATGGCCACGGCCAGCACAGGCTCCTCGGCCCATcgacccactactaggaaaacacttaccagtagcgctgtttttTTACTATTAGTAGCGCCagtaggcgcgctactgctacggcgctacagctattttttagcagtagcgcttgtttaacCCAGCGCTACAGGTAGCTAAAGTAGCTGTAGCGCACTTCCACACGGCGCTACTGATATTTATCTCCAGCGCGTGGAGCTAACCAGCGCTACTGTTACTTGAGTGCTACTAGTAATCTTTACCCTCACGCCACTGctaacttttgtattattttttttgCGTTTTGGCTCTGTAAACAATTAAACAGATCCATCGTTTATACAATAATATGCA from Triticum dicoccoides isolate Atlit2015 ecotype Zavitan chromosome 6A, WEW_v2.0, whole genome shotgun sequence encodes:
- the LOC119318985 gene encoding sigma intracellular receptor 2-like yields the protein MNAMGALSWAADAVVVIYSLTVAITAPLVVAQGILPRRLFPAPLVAFKLWYAAKFDDYLTAEPPSFFRGLNWLELIFQWPLNVANVYGILAGCPWAATTSLMAGVSTLTSMAAILGDILGSGRATKKLLLVYVPYVAFTVVAILRGLTSGSGTQAGSLASYAWKKII